Proteins from a genomic interval of Bacillus mesophilus:
- a CDS encoding glutamate synthase-related protein, with the protein MTKKWNPNSFKNYHLHEHDACGIVSIMEKKQIPTKENIELCISALVTMNHRAGFTNGEGDGVGIHIDIPRELWEDKLSNKGINSAVVHDEQFTVGHFFVSKDANQEQVKKNIKKLLTDAKLTIVYENDEVTNSAALGPIASQQEPLFWQVGLVPEEKNENLSKLLFNLTIQIEGDDHVHVASLSNFHSVYKVMGAGDILPKYYHDLASPLAKSSMTLGHNRYSTNTLSNFFRVQPFSVLGHNGEINTIAKLRDEAQMLGIPITKDGSDSQDLNRTVEALLAQHGYSLFEALDILFPPIVNEIKAYPEHLQDLYVYLREAWGHFSQGPAGIISRYQDEAAFSLDSLGLRPLWQLETETSYLFSSEPGIIPSSEYTNEPKPLSPGEKVGLKYVDAEMKVYHYAEFQQEVHERFKKRVDFEGYRLRLQSPSLEKNVTVKTMSKVQSNQYSAYGWDREHIQLIEQMAEKGAEPIRSLGHDAPLAAIDSGRRNLADFIKESVAVVTNPAIDRDRETEHFSTRMMLGKRPSLFEKHAPQLFLELQSPILVEGAQGYKLKEELAQPSYDQVVHEFRKNELAYYLEITFTENESVKEALSRLATEATEAVRNGCTLLILDDGKSHQSGKLWLDPHLVVSSIDHALIGDNLRRDCSLLLRSGSIRSLHDAILALGLGADALSPYLLFATVSEEDNFLPIKNLFDSLNKGLEKVISTIGIHELRGYGRLFSSIGLNEEIAVALRIVNFFGSESLGFNFELMKEDAIKRSEDFNDDHARAGKTFHIFPRIWKAIGDVAQTGSYDDYRKKLTEQEESNPISIRHLTSFKEAQKPASPDKVNLSVGEHNLPFVISSMSFGSQNEIAFRAYAEAAEQLNMVSLNGEGGEIKDMLGKYSKTRGQQIASGRFGVNAELLNSSNLLEIKIGQGAKPGEGGHLPGSKVTQKVADARNATLGSDLISPSNNHDIYSIEDLAQMIAELKTANDQAKVAVKVPVVPNIGTIAVGIAKAGADIITISGFDGGTGAARIHALQYVGLPVEIGVKAAHNALLEAGIRNNVEIWADGGIRSVSDVLKVMLLGANRIGFGTLSMIAIGCTTCRGCHLDTCHVGIATQIESEAQAKEHGLRRFVPREADKAVQGLVNLFTAFGNELKQLSANLGFTNVQDLVGRSDLLEQTKGLEQMDLSTLLTTLEVGQFNQKEVAASIEETSLAVAVGAEYLDQNVSELTKSREFSAVTSEQRVLGSRVSCHRVRGRLDGSYKKLPAISLKYKNGSIPGNGLGAYNSEGITIRVEGGSQDGTGKTSFGGNIHILKSRGKDGKLYNGSVGKGFGYGAQKGQLFVQGNADARAGIRLSGADMIIGGHVTRPIPEQEYGNIGVHANIKGFAFEYMTNGRGLVMGDPGPWICAGMTGGTVYLRHDAALGLTKETLSKRIAKGAKVSINPLSKKGIEDVKELLTSYIEVLKEHQQWEEVKYLQPLLENPEENFLQVVPMKEQADPAVSTE; encoded by the coding sequence ATGACAAAAAAATGGAATCCGAACTCCTTTAAGAACTATCATTTACACGAACATGATGCGTGTGGAATCGTCTCCATCATGGAGAAAAAACAAATTCCTACAAAAGAAAATATTGAGTTATGTATTTCTGCACTTGTAACCATGAATCATCGTGCTGGCTTCACTAATGGAGAGGGCGATGGTGTTGGTATACACATTGATATACCTAGAGAGCTTTGGGAAGATAAGCTATCTAACAAGGGTATAAATTCTGCAGTTGTACATGACGAACAATTTACAGTTGGTCATTTTTTTGTGTCAAAAGATGCAAATCAAGAGCAAGTTAAAAAGAATATAAAAAAGTTACTTACTGACGCCAAGCTTACAATCGTATATGAAAATGATGAAGTGACAAACTCCGCTGCGTTAGGTCCCATCGCATCCCAACAGGAACCGTTATTCTGGCAGGTTGGATTAGTTCCTGAAGAAAAAAATGAAAACCTATCCAAGCTACTATTTAATCTAACCATCCAAATTGAAGGTGATGACCATGTTCATGTGGCTTCACTAAGTAATTTCCATAGCGTTTATAAAGTAATGGGTGCGGGTGATATTCTCCCTAAGTACTATCACGATCTTGCAAGTCCATTGGCCAAGTCTTCTATGACTCTAGGACATAATCGCTATTCAACTAACACACTCTCAAACTTCTTCCGCGTTCAGCCATTTAGTGTTCTTGGTCACAATGGTGAAATTAACACTATTGCTAAATTAAGAGATGAAGCACAGATGCTTGGTATCCCGATCACGAAAGATGGCAGTGATTCACAGGACTTAAATAGAACCGTTGAGGCCCTTTTAGCTCAGCATGGCTATTCTTTATTTGAAGCACTAGATATTTTATTCCCACCGATCGTGAATGAGATCAAAGCCTATCCTGAACATTTACAAGACTTATATGTTTACTTAAGAGAAGCATGGGGTCATTTTTCACAAGGACCTGCAGGAATTATTTCTAGGTATCAGGATGAGGCTGCTTTTAGTCTAGATTCACTAGGGTTAAGACCTCTTTGGCAACTAGAAACAGAAACATCCTACTTATTCTCATCAGAGCCAGGAATCATCCCTTCATCTGAATATACAAATGAACCTAAACCACTATCACCTGGTGAAAAGGTAGGTTTGAAGTATGTAGATGCAGAAATGAAAGTATATCATTATGCTGAATTCCAACAGGAAGTACATGAGCGTTTTAAAAAGCGTGTAGATTTCGAAGGATATCGTCTGCGCTTACAGTCACCTTCACTTGAAAAGAATGTAACGGTAAAAACGATGTCTAAGGTCCAAAGCAATCAATATTCTGCTTATGGTTGGGACCGCGAGCACATTCAATTGATTGAACAAATGGCGGAAAAAGGTGCTGAACCGATCCGTTCACTTGGCCACGATGCCCCATTAGCCGCTATTGATTCTGGACGCAGAAACTTAGCCGACTTCATTAAGGAAAGCGTAGCGGTTGTAACAAACCCTGCTATTGACCGCGACCGTGAAACAGAGCATTTCTCCACGAGAATGATGCTCGGTAAGCGACCTTCTTTATTTGAAAAGCATGCACCACAGCTATTCTTAGAGTTACAGTCTCCTATCTTAGTAGAAGGTGCTCAAGGATATAAACTAAAAGAAGAATTAGCCCAGCCATCCTACGACCAAGTTGTTCATGAATTCCGTAAAAATGAACTAGCCTATTATTTAGAAATCACTTTTACTGAGAATGAGTCAGTAAAAGAAGCGTTGTCTCGCTTAGCGACTGAAGCAACTGAAGCTGTAAGAAACGGCTGTACATTGCTCATTTTAGACGATGGAAAATCTCATCAAAGCGGCAAGCTATGGCTTGATCCTCACTTAGTCGTTTCTTCAATTGATCATGCTTTAATTGGAGATAACCTAAGAAGAGACTGTTCTTTACTTTTACGTTCAGGATCAATTCGCTCGTTGCATGATGCCATTCTTGCACTAGGATTAGGAGCAGATGCACTTAGTCCATATCTATTATTTGCAACGGTAAGTGAAGAAGATAACTTCCTACCAATTAAGAATCTATTTGACTCTTTAAACAAAGGACTTGAAAAAGTTATCTCAACAATTGGTATTCATGAACTTAGAGGCTACGGTCGATTATTTTCTTCTATCGGCTTAAACGAAGAAATTGCTGTTGCACTTCGAATTGTGAATTTCTTTGGCTCTGAATCATTAGGCTTTAATTTTGAACTAATGAAGGAAGATGCGATTAAGCGTAGTGAAGATTTCAATGATGATCATGCTAGAGCAGGAAAGACATTCCACATCTTCCCTAGAATTTGGAAGGCAATTGGTGATGTTGCTCAAACTGGCTCGTACGATGATTATCGTAAAAAGCTTACTGAACAAGAAGAATCGAACCCAATTAGCATTCGTCACTTAACTAGCTTTAAGGAAGCACAAAAGCCCGCCTCTCCAGATAAGGTCAATTTATCTGTTGGAGAGCATAACCTACCGTTTGTGATTAGCTCGATGTCCTTCGGTTCACAAAACGAGATTGCTTTCCGTGCCTATGCAGAAGCTGCTGAACAATTAAACATGGTCAGCTTAAATGGTGAAGGTGGAGAGATTAAGGATATGTTAGGTAAATATTCTAAAACTCGTGGACAGCAAATTGCGTCAGGACGTTTTGGAGTAAATGCTGAGCTTTTAAACTCGTCAAACCTGCTTGAAATTAAGATTGGTCAAGGAGCAAAACCTGGAGAAGGCGGTCACTTACCTGGATCAAAAGTAACCCAGAAGGTTGCTGATGCTCGTAATGCAACACTTGGTTCAGACCTAATTTCACCATCAAATAACCATGATATTTATTCAATTGAAGATCTGGCTCAAATGATTGCAGAATTAAAAACTGCCAACGATCAGGCAAAGGTTGCTGTAAAGGTACCAGTTGTTCCAAATATCGGAACAATCGCAGTGGGTATTGCTAAGGCTGGTGCTGACATTATCACAATCAGTGGTTTTGATGGTGGTACTGGGGCAGCAAGAATTCACGCCTTACAATATGTAGGATTACCTGTTGAAATTGGTGTGAAAGCTGCACATAATGCTTTACTTGAAGCTGGAATTCGAAATAATGTTGAAATTTGGGCAGATGGCGGAATTAGAAGTGTGTCTGACGTTTTAAAGGTCATGCTACTCGGAGCTAATCGCATTGGCTTTGGTACTTTATCCATGATTGCAATCGGCTGTACAACTTGTCGTGGCTGTCACTTAGACACCTGTCATGTTGGTATTGCGACTCAGATTGAATCAGAAGCACAAGCAAAGGAACACGGCTTAAGAAGATTTGTTCCTCGTGAGGCTGACAAAGCGGTTCAAGGATTAGTTAATCTATTTACAGCTTTTGGAAATGAACTAAAGCAACTATCTGCAAATCTTGGCTTTACAAATGTGCAAGATTTGGTGGGACGTTCTGATTTATTAGAGCAAACAAAAGGTCTAGAACAAATGGATCTGTCTACTCTATTAACTACACTTGAGGTTGGGCAATTTAATCAGAAAGAAGTTGCTGCAAGTATTGAAGAAACTAGCTTAGCAGTCGCAGTTGGTGCAGAATATTTAGACCAAAATGTGAGCGAGCTAACTAAATCAAGAGAATTCTCGGCTGTCACTTCAGAACAACGTGTTCTAGGAAGCCGTGTATCTTGTCACCGAGTTCGTGGAAGACTGGATGGTTCTTACAAAAAGCTTCCTGCCATTTCTTTAAAATACAAAAATGGCTCTATTCCAGGTAACGGTTTAGGTGCTTATAATAGTGAAGGAATTACCATTCGAGTTGAAGGTGGTTCACAGGATGGCACTGGTAAAACATCATTTGGTGGAAACATCCACATTCTAAAATCTAGAGGTAAAGATGGTAAGCTTTATAACGGTTCTGTAGGTAAAGGCTTTGGCTATGGTGCTCAAAAAGGGCAGTTATTTGTTCAAGGTAACGCAGATGCTCGTGCAGGAATTCGTTTATCAGGTGCAGACATGATTATTGGTGGACACGTAACTAGACCGATTCCGGAGCAGGAATATGGAAATATCGGTGTTCATGCCAATATTAAAGGCTTTGCATTTGAATACATGACCAATGGCCGTGGTCTTGTAATGGGAGATCCAGGTCCATGGATTTGTGCAGGTATGACAGGTGGAACCGTTTATCTACG